The stretch of DNA TTGTAAGTACAAAAATGACacgattttctttttcttttttttttacgtGAAAATCTTCTGCTATTATTGTTTAGTGTACGCTAAATAAACTcctaaattaatataataaatttcaaatcatgtaaaTCGCACTATATGTTTTGGGCGATAAACTTGTCCGAGAAGATATTGATAAAAATCAATCCAATGACAGGATTTTTCTTGTTTGATACTATGTATGACAATtacatttttaattaatataaagcaACATGCATCAATTCGAGTGAATCATATTGAGTTGAACCAaagattttcaaaaaatttctaACCCAACCCAAAAAATAAACTCAAACCCAAACCAACCCAACCAACACGATCTGATTTTTACTATACAAcattattcttttattttttaacaaaagattaaaaaaattcaaaacatgtaacAACAAAACCTTGCATAAATATAATACTTTTGTTccatgattttaaatttttaaatttaatagtCTAATAATATAAACTATTAGTTATCcaaaaaaaacaattatttaaaaaattcaaatatttcatgaaataaatattgcaCGATAAGCATATATGATATtagggttttttaaaaaaaaaaatcatttaatttttaaaattaatttcaaaaataattaaaaaaaaacgtaTGCAAAACCCAATCAAAACCttgaaaaaatataaatgaGTTTTACACATTTTTCTACGAGTCAAACCttgaaaaaatataaatgaGTGAGGTGGGTTGTGTGGGTTTGGGTTGACGGGGTAACTTGATCATCAATTCAGATCAATCGAAACCCGATCAAACTCAATTTTTTAGGGTCAGATTTCAAGTCCAACTCGATCTGAACCGAACCCAAAAGCTCTAACCGGATATTTTCTGTGTCGACTCTTGTCGGGTTCATTTTTTACACCCTACCTTCACCGATTAAAGTCTCCTTTTAATTGAAGAGATGAAAATCAGGCGTGGATATTGCTCACATCCTCGGTTGCTCTCAGTTAAGATCactaaatttgaacaattaacgGATCCCGATTGAAGGAAAGATATTCCCCCTCTTGAACGATTTGTAGATGAACCTTGCAAGCAACGGGCATTAGATGTTCGAAGAAAATCCTTTCAGGATTCAAACTACATGAAAAAAATCACACCATGGTGAAGATGCGAGCGAGCATTACCAAGGGTTCTCATGATAATAATCTAATATCATGATTCCAACAGCTTATGTTTCATAAGCTCCATATCATTGCTACATTGCTATATTCTTTGAAAGTAGGAGTTGTGCACTAGTTTCATGGCCAGGTTTTAGACTTATTGATGCGATCATATGTGATCACGATCCAAAAAACCAGAGGAATATCTGGTTAAAGTATATTAGAGAAATAGAAGAGGATGCACTGCCTATTCATATGTCACATTATAGTTGGCAGCTAACATGGGAGTAAAAATCCAGAAAATCAGCCAGCTCCAATGCTGCTGAAATGCTCCGGAGCCACAATTCAGTTCGACCACATAATATATTAAATGAAACACATTTTAGGCCTAATCTTTTTAAAGATATGAACCCCAAATTCGTTGAGGTGCCTCTACTCTTTCACATTCACACCATCCAATCTGTATCTCACACTACACTTAGTCTAATCAATTTTCGTCTAAGGTGATGTAACAAAAGGAAAAGGGATATGACTGCACACCTCAAGAAATAAACTGATTCTTAAACCAGTTTCAACTTTCAAGATCACCACTTGAACATTATAAATAAACCTAAAGAAAATAGCTTACACCAGCAAGAAAACTCTGAACCAGCATTAGACAGGATCTACGGTAAATATATAATCTGAAGTCTGATTCTGAACCAATAAACAGGTAATAGTAATCTGCATTATAGAAGTTCATATTTCGGATTGCACAATGCATACCAAAAATATCTGAAATACAACTTAAGAAGTCAACAAAAATCAGAACGAAAGAATCAAACAGATAGATCCTTTTTGTTGCGATCTGATCTCCATCTTACGTATAATCAGCCCACGAAAAACAGAAAAAGTCGAGAAAGACGGCAAAAGTTTGAAAACACAAGAACAATTACAGAAGAACAAACCGTGTGTATTCAAAAAGCATCAAGATCAGACTTCCTTGGGAATGGTGGAAGAGGCGGGGGCGGCAGCGGAATTATCCGATTCATTGTTATTTGGATTGAGAGGTGCGTCGAGGGTTTCATCGTCGGGATCGTAGTCGGGGTTGAGATTACGGTCGATGGCGTTGCGGCCACTTTCTAGACAAGGCTTGCAAGCTATCTCAATTGTCAACCATCCCAAAGCCACGGCCGCAATGGCTATCAGCGCCACCGTCACAGCCCCCATCCCCTGTTTCCTCAGTGAACTCAACTAATTCGAGCAGGGAAGAAAAAATTTGTCCGCGCCGCGACTCTTTACTTTCTTGCCCCAAAAATCGACTCTTTATCACAAATTGGTGTTCTCTCGCCATGTTATTTGACTGGATTCGGAATCAggaatttttgttttaaaattatttgtttAAGTTACGGAAACTTCATCGAAACTGGAAggatttggattttaaaaaataaataattgggaGGATTGTAAAACTctcctttcttttttttttttttttttctttttcaattttctaaataaaactATTTCATACATGTGGGATactaaaatacaataaaaagggtcaaatcattttttatttagtaGGTCACAAGTTGACTCGTTTGATATTTATAAAGAAAATAATACTTTGACATAAAAAAAAcgtactttttcatggatcaaGTTAGTTtaaatattcgtctcacaacattgactcataaaataatttcatAAGAGTTTTTGTGTATCTCAAATTTAGATTTAATGAAAAGAAAGTGTAACCTATGTATTTTCATGTGGACTAATGTATTTCATTATATGGATGTATCGCATTAAATGGAAAACACAAAATTTTTTGTTATGAcggtattttaaattatatagattttaatcaaaattattatttttcatagtAATCTTAACCTAAAAAATCAATAGCGGTGCATTGGGCGTGAGATTGGGATGGGCTTTTTTAAGGACCGAGATGGTTAGACCCTAGGGATATACGGCCCAATGATTGAACCTCAGCCAATTAGGAAATTTATGTGAGGAGGCTAGCTTGTgataaaacatattttgataCTTGAATCCAATCCAAAATTTGAGTAATTTATttcttatttcaaataaaaaaaaatcgtgaaACAAATTCAGGCTCCCTAACCCAGGCTGGTCCCTAAGTGCTGGACTGAGGCAGGTCCATATTGAACAAGAagtaattttaattataaaactctgaatttaatttaatttgaaggaaatttAATAGCATCTACTTCAtattatgaatatttaaaaaatgattAATATAATCCACGTTGGGTTTAATTCCCGACTCGAACGGGGTTTACGGCGGGGTTTTCTTGGGACCAGACAACCCTTATGGGCGAGATTTCAACTTCCACCAGAAAAGCATGTATGCTAGCTAAGCTGCATGCCCCAACTTGCTTCTATCATAGCTCAACAAAGTTGCATGGCAAGTGGCGTCCCATATTATATATCAGGCTCAACTTGTGATCAGTTCTGTCCATTCAAGAAAAAAACAGTACCAAGTTGCCTCTCCTTTAGTCCTACAAATTCTTTATCATGTGTGTTTTTCTGTCTGAAAAAGGGACATCTCCAACGAAAGTAGATGCAAACTTTTAACCATTTGGTACTCGTGAAAAACCCTTTTCTCTCGCCAACCGATTGACAATATCTTAATGCTTGCCTTTCTATCTCTCCAAAAGTTTTGGCCACTTTTTATCCTTTCTCAAATATCTTTTTCCTATGCAACTTGCAAAGGTGGGGTCATTTGGTGGCGGTAATAGCCCCAAGCGGTCATTAGAGAATATCGTCGGATCAATGGTACTCTTTTCT from Primulina eburnea isolate SZY01 chromosome 6, ASM2296580v1, whole genome shotgun sequence encodes:
- the LOC140834861 gene encoding outer envelope membrane protein 7 encodes the protein MGAVTVALIAIAAVALGWLTIEIACKPCLESGRNAIDRNLNPDYDPDDETLDAPLNPNNNESDNSAAAPASSTIPKEV